In one Gopherus evgoodei ecotype Sinaloan lineage chromosome 1, rGopEvg1_v1.p, whole genome shotgun sequence genomic region, the following are encoded:
- the GGACT gene encoding gamma-glutamylaminecyclotransferase: MARVFVYGTLKKGQPNYQHMINGTHGRARFQGRGHTMEKYPLVIAGKYNIPFLLNISGTGHHVTGEIYSVDDQMLQFLDEFEGCPDMYQRTPVRIVVVEWKGKSSAPEERPAVNSIMECFVYSTTTYQPEWINLPYYDNYDSLGNHGLHYVLRESRD; the protein is encoded by the coding sequence ATGGCTCGTGTTTTTGTGTATGGAACCCTTAAAAAAGGCCAGCCCAACTACCAGCACATGATAAATGGTACCCATGGGAGAGCAAGATTCCAAGGCAGGGGACACACTATGGAGAAATACCCTTTGGTGATTGCAGGAAAATATAACATTCCTTTTTTGCTGAACATCTCAGGAACTGGACACCATGTTACTGGAGAGATTTATTCCGTTGATGACCAGATGCTGCAATTCCTTGATGAATTTGAAGGTTGCCCAGACATGTATCAACGTACTCCAGTGAGAATTGTAGTAGTAGAGTGGAAAGGTAAAAGCAGTGCACCTGAAGAGAGGCCAGCTGTTAACAGCATTATGGAATGCTTTGTGTACAGCACAACTACCTACCAGCCAGAGTGGATAAATCTCCCTTACTATGACAATTATGATTCCTTAGGGAATCACGGTCTTCATTATGTGCTACGTGAAAGTAGAGATTAA